From Halorubrum salinarum, the proteins below share one genomic window:
- a CDS encoding universal stress protein, with protein sequence MFDTIVVATDGSDSVRRAVSVAVDVAARFDADVHAVYVVDAGEVESSPDTVREDLRDALDDQGRDALDRVSAAAHERDSDLGVTIEVREGRPASEIDAYARSVDADLVAMGTRGRHGENRFLIGSVAERVVRTCPIPVLTVRQLTDEDPRRTTV encoded by the coding sequence ATGTTCGACACCATCGTGGTCGCGACCGACGGCTCCGACAGCGTCCGGCGGGCCGTCTCGGTCGCGGTCGACGTGGCGGCGCGGTTCGACGCCGACGTCCACGCGGTGTACGTCGTCGACGCCGGCGAGGTGGAGTCGTCGCCGGACACGGTCCGCGAGGACCTCCGCGACGCGCTCGACGACCAGGGGCGCGACGCGCTCGACCGCGTCTCGGCGGCGGCGCATGAACGCGACAGCGACCTCGGCGTCACCATCGAGGTCCGGGAGGGCCGCCCGGCCTCGGAGATAGACGCGTACGCCCGCTCGGTCGACGCCGACCTCGTCGCGATGGGCACGCGGGGGCGCCACGGCGAGAACCGCTTCCTCATCGGCTCCGTCGCCGAGCGCGTCGTTCGGACCTGTCCGATCCCCGTGTTGACGGTCCGCCAGCTGACCGACGAGGACCCGCGCCGGACGACCGTCTGA
- a CDS encoding GNAT family N-acetyltransferase translates to MSDRGYPDAVADEFPPPPTAFTDREDRKVEIRPYEGDDAAREALVEMYDDFDPADRAQGIPPGGEERIREWLGAVLGDDCYNVIAWCGDEAAGHATLVPDGDAYELAIFVHQEYQRAGIGTHLIRGLLGHGQANGVAKVWLTVERWNRAAVSLYKKIGFETSDAESFELEMGLRLRADEAAAEGAGGSAGEADGDE, encoded by the coding sequence ATGAGCGACCGAGGCTACCCGGACGCGGTGGCGGACGAGTTCCCGCCGCCGCCGACCGCGTTCACGGACCGCGAGGACCGCAAGGTCGAGATCCGGCCGTACGAGGGCGACGACGCGGCCCGCGAGGCCCTCGTCGAGATGTACGACGACTTCGACCCGGCCGACCGCGCGCAGGGGATCCCGCCGGGCGGGGAGGAGCGCATCCGCGAGTGGCTCGGCGCCGTCCTCGGCGACGACTGCTACAACGTGATCGCCTGGTGCGGCGACGAGGCGGCCGGCCACGCGACGCTCGTGCCCGACGGCGACGCCTACGAGCTTGCGATCTTCGTCCACCAGGAGTACCAGCGCGCCGGGATCGGTACCCACCTCATCCGCGGGCTGCTCGGGCACGGGCAGGCGAACGGCGTCGCGAAGGTGTGGCTCACCGTCGAGCGGTGGAACCGCGCCGCGGTCTCGCTGTACAAGAAGATCGGCTTCGAGACCTCGGACGCCGAGAGCTTCGAACTGGAGATGGGGCTGCGGCTCCGCGCCGACGAGGCGGCCGCGGAGGGGGCCGGCGGATCCGCGGGCGAGGCCGACGGCGACGAGTAG
- a CDS encoding carbohydrate kinase family protein, whose translation MFEVLVAGETLVDFVPGAGETLREVDGYAHRPGGAPANVAVGLARLGSPPAFWTRIGDDAFGEFLAETLAAEGIPETHVERVEGRTTLAVVAPPGADGPRFDFYGSRDATFGFDPDAVPSEALTAEATGKAGDPPWVHLGGAALTHPDGRAATRELLSAATDAGCPVSFDVNYRADLVPDGSGAAASNAVREAVAASDVVLCSAEDVAAAGLSTDDGAALARDLLGFGPHTAVVTLGEEGALAVSSGAAPWGAATVRHDGFAVDAVDATGAGDAFTAGLLSRVATGNGRRVGGEDGLRDALAFGNATAALSVRSVGGMGSILSRDEVAAFLAERE comes from the coding sequence ATGTTCGAGGTCCTCGTGGCCGGCGAGACGCTCGTCGACTTCGTGCCCGGCGCTGGGGAGACGCTGCGCGAGGTCGACGGCTACGCCCACCGCCCCGGCGGGGCGCCCGCCAACGTCGCGGTCGGGCTCGCGCGGCTCGGCTCGCCGCCCGCGTTCTGGACGCGCATCGGCGACGACGCGTTCGGCGAGTTCCTCGCCGAAACGCTCGCTGCCGAGGGGATCCCGGAGACGCACGTCGAGCGCGTCGAGGGGCGAACGACGCTCGCGGTGGTCGCCCCGCCCGGCGCGGACGGCCCGCGGTTCGACTTCTACGGCTCGCGAGACGCGACGTTCGGGTTCGACCCGGACGCCGTGCCGAGCGAGGCGCTGACGGCGGAGGCGACCGGCAAGGCCGGTGACCCGCCGTGGGTCCACCTCGGCGGCGCGGCGCTGACGCACCCCGACGGGCGGGCGGCGACCCGCGAACTGCTGTCGGCGGCGACCGACGCCGGCTGCCCGGTCTCGTTCGACGTGAACTACCGCGCGGACCTCGTTCCGGACGGGAGCGGAGCGGCCGCGTCGAACGCGGTCCGCGAGGCGGTCGCCGCGAGCGACGTGGTCCTGTGTAGCGCCGAGGACGTGGCGGCGGCCGGGCTCTCGACGGACGACGGGGCGGCGCTGGCCCGCGACCTGCTCGGCTTCGGACCGCACACAGCGGTCGTCACCCTCGGTGAGGAGGGCGCGCTCGCGGTCAGTTCGGGGGCGGCGCCGTGGGGCGCCGCGACCGTCCGGCACGACGGGTTCGCCGTCGACGCCGTCGACGCGACCGGAGCGGGCGACGCGTTCACCGCGGGGCTGCTCTCGCGGGTCGCGACCGGGAACGGGCGACGGGTCGGCGGCGAGGACGGCCTCCGCGACGCGCTCGCGTTCGGCAACGCGACCGCCGCGCTCTCGGTGCGGTCGGTCGGCGGGATGGGGTCGATCCTGTCGCGCGATGAGGTGGCGGCGTTCCTCGCGGAGCGGGAGTAA
- a CDS encoding universal stress protein — protein sequence MKVLCGIGGSDDSFRALDRTVERAAVADDDLTIAVVDNEDSSVAPGDVMDRAREAVDDAEIDAEVRRVEGDPGSRLVEIAETEGFEEIVLGGGHTSPMGKITIGSIAEFVLLNAKTSVTLVR from the coding sequence ATGAAAGTGCTCTGCGGGATCGGCGGCAGCGACGACTCGTTCCGCGCGCTCGACCGGACGGTCGAGCGCGCGGCGGTCGCGGACGACGACCTGACCATCGCCGTGGTCGACAACGAGGACTCGTCGGTCGCTCCGGGCGACGTGATGGACCGCGCCCGGGAGGCGGTCGACGACGCCGAGATAGACGCCGAGGTGCGGCGCGTCGAGGGCGACCCCGGCAGCCGGCTGGTCGAGATCGCGGAGACCGAGGGGTTCGAGGAGATCGTCCTCGGCGGCGGCCACACGAGCCCGATGGGGAAGATCACGATCGGGTCGATCGCGGAGTTCGTCCTGTTGAACGCAAAGACGTCGGTGACGCTGGTCAGATGA
- a CDS encoding DUF106 domain-containing protein has product MSKVERRVRSLVREDGEMRDAIQTVLDNASGGEVRWVDVRDEITSGQWGRLIEKEILVDGEEGFALADRDGIEAGMEDDDGGGGDVETPETTSWSKWDKLAGLATVGAFVGYAVPPVRDAIAGAIDVVLGPLLNIVPFYVVIMVIALGTGLYSTLLRAGLMDMEKMGAYQERMKDIQERRKEAEKRDDDEALDQIQEEQMEAMGDQLGMFKEQFRPMVWIMFLTIPAFLWMFWVIGYRGSDAAYPAVAAQELVVPLAGTVTWDTGIVGPIQMWILWYFLCSMAFTQLVQKSLNIEMSPSSS; this is encoded by the coding sequence ATGAGCAAAGTCGAACGGCGAGTCCGCTCGCTGGTCCGCGAGGACGGCGAGATGCGGGACGCCATCCAAACCGTCCTCGACAACGCCAGCGGCGGCGAGGTCCGCTGGGTCGACGTTCGCGACGAGATCACGAGCGGGCAGTGGGGCCGGCTCATCGAGAAGGAGATCCTCGTCGACGGCGAGGAGGGGTTCGCCCTGGCCGACCGCGACGGCATCGAGGCCGGCATGGAAGACGACGACGGGGGCGGCGGCGACGTGGAGACGCCCGAGACGACCAGCTGGTCGAAGTGGGACAAGCTCGCCGGGCTGGCGACCGTCGGCGCGTTCGTCGGCTACGCGGTCCCGCCGGTCCGCGACGCGATCGCCGGCGCCATCGACGTGGTCCTCGGCCCGCTCCTGAACATCGTCCCGTTCTACGTCGTCATCATGGTCATCGCGCTCGGCACGGGGCTGTACTCGACGCTCCTGCGCGCCGGGCTCATGGACATGGAGAAGATGGGCGCGTACCAGGAGCGGATGAAAGACATCCAGGAGCGCCGGAAGGAGGCCGAGAAGCGCGACGACGACGAGGCGCTCGACCAGATCCAGGAAGAGCAGATGGAGGCGATGGGCGACCAGCTCGGCATGTTCAAAGAGCAGTTCCGCCCGATGGTGTGGATCATGTTCCTCACCATCCCCGCGTTCCTCTGGATGTTCTGGGTGATCGGCTACCGCGGCTCCGACGCCGCGTACCCGGCCGTCGCCGCCCAGGAGCTCGTCGTCCCGCTCGCCGGGACCGTCACGTGGGACACGGGGATCGTCGGCCCGATCCAGATGTGGATCCTCTGGTACTTCCTCTGCTCGATGGCGTTCACGCAGCTCGTCCAGAAGAGCCTCAACATCGAGATGTCGCCGTCCTCCTCGTAG
- a CDS encoding adenylate kinase, which produces MSHRILLLGAPGAGKGTQSAKLADEYGVEHVTTGDALRANKEMETEYGTPKSFMDAGELVPDPVVNEIVKAALEDADGFVLDGYPRNLDQAEYLSEITDLDAVVLLDVDEEVLVDRLTGRRVCDDCGANYHVDFQPPEEPGVCDECGGDLVQRDDDTEETARERLEVFYDNTEPVVDHFRDEGVLVEVDGEATPDEVFERIRDVVEN; this is translated from the coding sequence ATGAGTCACCGAATTCTGCTGTTGGGGGCGCCCGGCGCCGGGAAGGGGACGCAGAGCGCGAAGCTCGCCGACGAGTACGGCGTTGAACACGTCACGACCGGCGACGCGCTCCGCGCGAACAAGGAGATGGAGACGGAGTACGGGACGCCCAAGTCGTTCATGGACGCGGGCGAACTGGTCCCGGACCCGGTCGTCAACGAGATCGTGAAGGCCGCGCTCGAGGACGCCGACGGGTTCGTCCTCGACGGCTACCCGCGCAACCTCGACCAGGCCGAGTACCTCTCTGAGATTACGGACCTCGACGCGGTCGTCCTCCTCGACGTCGACGAGGAGGTGCTCGTCGACCGCCTCACCGGCCGCCGCGTCTGCGACGACTGCGGCGCGAACTACCACGTCGACTTCCAGCCCCCGGAAGAGCCCGGCGTCTGCGACGAGTGCGGCGGCGACCTCGTCCAGCGCGACGACGACACCGAGGAGACGGCCCGCGAGCGCCTCGAAGTGTTCTACGACAACACCGAGCCCGTGGTCGACCACTTCCGCGACGAGGGCGTTCTCGTCGAGGTCGACGGCGAGGCGACCCCGGACGAGGTCTTCGAGCGGATCCGCGACGTCGTCGAGAACTGA
- a CDS encoding DUF5806 family protein produces the protein MSDQTGPAADDADGTGDDAADRSPPESGDGGEATGGDPTPPDGDAAADDATDGENAAAGDATDAGDGDASDVPRDVQKYERFQKMDGARYERVNEFLRDRTYITAREWAIARLCADFRTETGVEMTKIGENLPELVPFMTDTYTPQAVNQARYSFEEKVTKAGATFLYGAMSGFFTAEDLDEMMYEVTEVAKFLLEVEGVDLAVADELEAEDKISEVMRDVRASSADLRGEEVRCPECGHVHEPEE, from the coding sequence ATGAGCGACCAGACCGGTCCCGCGGCCGACGACGCCGACGGGACCGGCGACGACGCCGCTGACCGCAGCCCCCCCGAGAGCGGCGACGGCGGTGAAGCGACCGGCGGAGACCCGACGCCCCCCGACGGGGACGCGGCGGCCGACGACGCGACGGACGGTGAGAACGCGGCGGCCGGCGACGCGACGGACGCCGGCGACGGCGACGCGTCGGACGTGCCCCGCGACGTCCAGAAGTACGAGCGGTTCCAGAAGATGGACGGGGCGCGCTACGAGCGCGTCAACGAGTTCCTCCGCGACCGGACGTACATCACGGCCCGCGAGTGGGCGATAGCGCGCCTCTGTGCCGACTTCCGCACGGAGACCGGCGTCGAGATGACGAAGATCGGCGAGAACCTCCCCGAACTGGTCCCCTTCATGACCGACACCTACACCCCGCAGGCGGTCAACCAGGCGCGCTACTCCTTCGAGGAGAAGGTGACGAAGGCGGGCGCGACGTTCCTCTACGGCGCGATGTCCGGCTTCTTCACCGCCGAGGACTTAGACGAGATGATGTACGAGGTGACGGAGGTCGCGAAGTTCCTCCTCGAAGTGGAGGGCGTCGACCTCGCCGTCGCCGACGAGTTAGAGGCCGAGGACAAGATCAGCGAGGTGATGCGCGACGTGCGCGCCTCCTCGGCGGACCTCCGGGGCGAGGAGGTGCGCTGCCCGGAGTGCGGTCACGTCCACGAGCCGGAGGAGTGA
- a CDS encoding DHH family phosphoesterase yields the protein MDDDLIDAGDAPRSRYTKLPGKGFFYPDSLDDERAERRARETIEGSEAVVIADGDADGLACAAMVREAYDAALDVEPFEDAIAARLEAGGDENDDADAGDEDADGDETADDDPLADAHAESPVGLLSAGPYSIDTALERVEAYADPGIDLFVCDLCPDDYEWIAEPLEALAESTDAIRWFDHHQWDDATAAAVRDAGVDLVVGDSDEECTADVTLRSLDHAFDDRWTELAAVTRDHDLWIKEDSRSDDLADYSYWAGAEEYAAVIGAYGVDLPETVRSFVEERRVEKEARIDLAVDRAVTHEVGDWRVAVTYGRCSQNEVAEALREAGADAAVIVKPAGSASIRGSEDFRHAHEVAGRVNGGGHPQAAGCKPDIYDDMLDYAHHWSTEGQACKRVILAAFEAVAEEVAADGSDADEAAAAE from the coding sequence ATGGACGACGACCTCATCGACGCGGGGGACGCCCCCCGATCGCGGTACACGAAGCTCCCGGGGAAGGGGTTCTTCTACCCGGACTCGCTGGACGACGAGCGCGCCGAGCGCCGAGCGCGGGAGACGATCGAGGGCAGCGAGGCGGTCGTGATCGCCGACGGCGACGCCGACGGCCTCGCCTGCGCCGCGATGGTCCGCGAGGCGTACGACGCCGCGCTCGACGTGGAGCCCTTCGAAGACGCCATCGCGGCGCGGCTGGAAGCGGGAGGCGACGAGAACGACGACGCGGACGCGGGCGACGAAGATGCGGACGGCGACGAGACGGCGGACGACGACCCCCTCGCCGACGCCCACGCCGAGTCGCCGGTCGGGCTGCTCTCCGCCGGGCCGTACTCGATCGACACCGCGCTCGAACGGGTCGAGGCGTACGCCGACCCCGGGATCGACCTGTTCGTCTGCGACCTCTGTCCCGACGACTACGAGTGGATCGCGGAGCCGCTGGAGGCGCTCGCGGAGTCGACCGACGCGATCCGCTGGTTCGACCACCACCAGTGGGACGACGCGACCGCGGCCGCGGTGCGCGACGCGGGCGTCGACCTCGTCGTCGGCGACTCCGACGAGGAGTGTACCGCCGACGTGACGCTCCGATCGCTCGACCACGCGTTCGACGACCGCTGGACCGAGCTGGCCGCGGTCACGCGCGACCACGACCTCTGGATCAAGGAGGACTCCCGGTCCGACGACCTCGCCGACTACTCCTACTGGGCCGGCGCCGAGGAGTACGCGGCCGTGATCGGCGCGTACGGCGTCGACCTCCCCGAGACGGTCCGGTCGTTCGTCGAGGAGCGCCGCGTCGAGAAGGAGGCCCGGATCGACCTCGCGGTCGACCGCGCGGTCACCCACGAGGTCGGCGACTGGCGCGTCGCGGTCACCTACGGCCGCTGCTCGCAGAACGAGGTCGCGGAGGCGCTCCGCGAGGCCGGCGCCGACGCCGCCGTGATCGTCAAGCCCGCCGGGTCGGCGTCGATCCGCGGCTCCGAGGACTTCCGCCACGCGCACGAGGTCGCCGGCCGCGTGAACGGCGGCGGCCACCCGCAGGCGGCGGGCTGTAAGCCCGACATCTACGACGACATGCTCGACTACGCCCACCACTGGAGCACCGAGGGACAGGCGTGTAAGCGCGTCATCCTCGCGGCGTTCGAGGCGGTCGCCGAGGAGGTCGCGGCCGACGGGAGCGACGCCGACGAGGCCGCGGCGGCCGAGTAG